A genome region from Camelina sativa cultivar DH55 chromosome 10, Cs, whole genome shotgun sequence includes the following:
- the LOC104717195 gene encoding defensin-like protein 182, translating to MARMTLLVFIVNLLIIFTSVVDQARAKTCIDGLGTCENCDQRCKAKHGPSSESNCGMSTGVPVPLCTCYYQCGSSSSPPSPKKCNGGAGICSQRCPEKCCDMNCAQKYNGGHGFCNTLGTFSLCQCEYPC from the exons ATGGCGAGGATGACATTACTTGTCTTCATTGTTAACTTACTTATCATATTTACCTCAG TTGTGGATCAAGCTAGAGCAAAGACATGTATAGATGGATTAGGCACTTGTGAAAATTGCGACCAGAGATGCAAGGCCAAGCATGGACCATCGAGCGAAAGCAACTGTGGTATGAGTACTGGGGTGCCGGTGCCGCTATGCACATGCTACTACCAATGTGGATCCTCATCATCACCACCCTCGCCGAAAAAATGTAATGGTGGAGCTGGTATATGTAGTCAAAGATGTCCCGAAAAATGTTGTGATATGAACTGTGCACAAAAATATAATGGTGGACATGGATTTTGTAACACTCTTGGTACATTTAGTTTGTGCCAATGCGAATATCCTTGTTAA